One Nocardiopsis gilva YIM 90087 genomic window, CCCTCACACCACAATCCGAAGGAAAGCATCATGAAGGTCGCCATGGTCGCAAGCCACTACCCGCACGCTTCCTACCGGGACGAGTTCATCGCACGCGTCCAGCAGGTCGCCGAGGTGTTCCGGCAGGCGCCGGGATGTCTCTCGGCTGAGTGCTGGGTATCCGCCGACGGCGAGGCGGTGGTCTCGACCGTGCAGTGGGAGTCCGAGGAGGCACGCGACGCCTCCTTCGCCGCCGTCATGGCGGCAGGACTGGACCTCGACCACGACGAACGCGAATCACGACCGCGCGAGATCATTCAACTCGCGGCGGCCTAACGCCCCTCCCCCGACGCGCGGCCGCTATGGCGCCCGAGACCGATAGGCGGCACCCGGTCCTCGGCTTCGACGTCGTAGCGGACCGTGGCGTCCTGACCGCCGCAGCGTCGTCGACCCAATCACCGGCCTCAATAGACCGATAATCGCCGGTACCTGGCCTTGTCAGGACAGTCTTCGCTACGGTAACCCCCACGTCCCCACTTCGGCCGCCACGACCACGTGGTCGGGAGCACTCCTCCGACCCGTCCGGGACGGTCGGCCACCTCCGTCGCGCGGGAGCGCGAATCAGATCCCCTCGATAGCACCGAGACTGGAAAAGCCGTGGCGTACCTGTACCCCCTACTGCCCATCATGGCGGGCCTAGTGATGCTGGGCGTGCTGCTCCGACACCGCCAGTTCTCCGCGTTCCTCGCCGCGCGCGGCGTGCGCGCCGAAGGCGAGATCGTCGGCTACAGCGAGACCAATACCTCCGCGCGCATGATCGTGCGTTTCGAGACCGAAGACGGCCGCGTCGTCGAAGCCAAGCAGAACAGCACCGGCTGGACGGCCTCACGCCACGGCGATGTCGTCACCGTCGACTACGACCCCGACAACCCTGAGAACATCCGCATCGTCGCCGCGAACTGGCTCAGCCCGTGGGTCAGCAACATGTTCACCGCTCTGGGGCTCGTCCTCATCGCCATCGGCTGCCTGCTCGCCTATCTGGCCTGGTGGTGAGGGCGAACGCAGACCGGGCCGACTCCACTGGCCGGGAGGGGTGCCGCCTCCCCTCCGCCGGAGACCTATCGACGTCGGTCTATGCCGCCGAGAACTGGGAGATGTAGGCGCGGGCCTTCTCCGGGTCGAACATCCACTTCTCGTAGTCCTCGGGACGGTCGAAACCGGAGATCCAGCGGTCGCGCACCTCCGGGTAGGCCACGACGGCCTCCATCAGCTCGGGGAAGTGCTCGGGGGCGGAGCCCTCCCAGAAGCCCGTGACCATCTCGCTGAAGACAGCGGCGTGCCGCCCGTGGTCCTCCCAGAACGCGTCGAACGTCCGCTCCATCCACTCCTCGGTGAAGGGGGCCTCGCCCCGGTACTTGATCGCGTTCAGGTACACGTCGGCGCACAGCGTCGAGTTGTTCCAGCCCTGGCCGCTGGTCGGGTCGCTGGTCAGGACCACGTCGGCCATCCCGAGCACGCGTCCTCCCGACGGGAGGATCCCCACCGGGCGGCGGACCGAGGGGACGATCCGGTCGAGGTTCGCGGATCGGTCGTCGACGAGTGCCGCCCCCTCGCAGCGCGCGGCCACGTCGGGCACGTGGTCGCGCAGGCGACGCATGAGGACATCCAGGATGTCCTGCTCGGTGGCGCGATTGCGCAGGTCGGGGCTGCAGTCGAGCGCCGATCCGGGACGTCCCTTCACGAACACGCTGGTGGCGGGGCCATCGGCGCACAGCATCGGAACGATCAAGAGGTCGCCGCCGGGCAGCTGTCGGCCGTCCGCGGAGTCGCGCGGACCAAGGGAGATCGCCTCGCCGACGTCCTGGGTCTGCGCGCCCTCGGGCGGGGCGACGCCGGTCAGGATCGCCTGGGTGAGGACCCCTTCGTAGGCACCGCCCACGCGATGCGGGTCGGCGTCGAACAGGGCGCCGAGCTCGCCGGCCCCGACCGCGACGATGATCAGGTCGAACATGCGCGTGAAGTAGTCGAGGTCGGTCACGGTGACGCCGTGGATGATGACCTTACCACCGCGGTCCTCGAAGTGCTCCAGCCAGTCGGCCATCTTCATTCTTCGGTCGACCGATACCCCATAGCCGCTGGTGAAGGTGCCGCCGAAGTCGATCGGGGGTTGATCCTGCGGGCGTAGTGACACTCTCGCCCCGGTGTAGCGAGGGGCTTGTTCCTGCCACCGGTCGAGGCGGGCGGCGCGCTCCATCTCCAGGACTCGGGGCATGGTGAGCTGGGTGGCTGAAGGGCGGCTGTTCCGGATCTCGGTGGAGCTCTGAGCGGTAACGACGGTGGTTTCATAGCCGTGGTCGAGCAGAGTGTGGGCGAGGTGGAGCCCGCTCTGTCCGGCACCGACGATCAATATCCTGCGCACATCATCTCCTCACTGTCCGTAACCGACCGAGGCGCGGTCCTGCTGGGCCTGGGGCGCCCTCGCCGTGGGGGTGGTGATGAGCCGGAATCGCGGCGTCGGCCGGATAGCGGGGTTATCGTCCCATAGACCGCCCCCGTGCCCGAAGGGACGGTCTATGGGAAATGAGGCTTTCTCACCCCGGTGCGCCGCTGGACTCGGTGGTTCTGGCGCTGGTCGTCTCGCCGGTTTTCGGCGTGGAGGTGTCGGCTGCTGTCTCGTGGGTCGTTCGTTCGGCCGCCTGTCCGGTGGCCCACGCGGTGAGCATCCCCGCCACGTCGACGAGGGTGGTATCCGGCATCACCTGGGTGTCAGCGCCGGTGATGCGGCGGATGCGGGCGCGCAGCCGGTACACGTCGAGGGACCCCACCCCCAACTCGTACAGCGGGGCGTCGAAGGGGAGCTCCTTCTCCGAACGCCCGGTGAGGCCGGTGACGATGCGGCGGAGCAGGTGGGTCGCCGCCTCGTCCCGTTCCTGCTCGGTGGCGGCGCCGGTGAGGGCGGCCACGGCCCGGGCGTGCTCGGCGACATGCTCGGCGTCGGGACGGGCCCAGCAGCGCGGCGGGAGATCGACCGCGTCCAGGTCGGCGGGGACCGGCCAGGCGGGCACGCGGCCGTGGGTGGCGACCGTTCCCAGGGCCCGCAGGAGATCGGCGCGCTCGTCATAGTCGGCGTCGGCGACCGGGCGCGTAGCCGCGACCACGGGGGCATCGGCGGGATCGTACCCAGGGACGTGGGCGAGGGTGTCGGTGAGTGCGCCGACCAGGACCGGGCGCGGGGCGATCTCGATGAACAGGCAGCGGTGCCGGGCGGCCAGGGCCGCGATGGCGGAGTGCAGGCGAACGGGGGCGCGCATCTGGCGGCCCCAGTAGGCGGCGTCGAGGTCGGTGCCGTCGATGGGGGCGCCGATGGCGGTCGACCACATGGTGGTGCGGGCGGCCCCCGGACGCAGACCGGCCAGCGCCTCCTCCAACCTGTGCGTGTGTTCGGTAATGAGAGGGCTGTGGACGGGGGTCGCTTCTTCGAACAGGTGGGTCCGCGCGCCATCCCGGGTCAGCCGCGCATTCAGGTCGGCCAGGACCGCGTGGGGTCCGGCCAGGACGGTGGCGCTGGGTCCGTTGTAGACGGCCACGGTCGCTCCGGCCTCGGCCGCCTCCTTTTCCGCGGTCTCGGCATCCAGGTCGGTGGCCAGCAGTCCGCCATGGGCGGAGGCCTCGGCCAGCAGCGCCGAGCGCTCGACCACCAGGCGGGCGGCGTCGTCGAGGGTGAGGGCCCCAGCGGTGTGGGCGGCGGCGACCTCACCGAGGGAATGGCCGATCACGATGTCGGGTGTGATGCCCCATTCCCGCCACAGCGCGGCCAGGCCGACCTGCGTGGCGAACTGCGCGGGCTGGATGGTGTCCATCCCCCGAAGCGGATCCCCGGGTCTCCAGGGCGCGCGGTGCAGGTGGGCGGCGAGTGCGTCGTTGGCCGCGTCGCGGGCGGCGGCGAAGGCGGGTTCGGTCGCGGCGAGGCGTTCGCCCATGCGCTCCCTGTGCCCTCCGTGCCCGGAGAAGACGAAGACGACCTTGTCGACACGGCCGACCGGGCGCGGACCGACCAGGGCGGGGTGCTCGTCGCCGCTGGCCAGGGCCGCCAGGGCCTGGTGTGCCAGCTCCGGGGTGTCCGCGACGACCCCCGCACGGTGCCGGAGGTGGTCGCGGCGGTGGGAGGCCGTGGCGGCGAGCGCCCCTAGCTGGTGGTTCGGCCGGATGTGGTCGGCCCAGCGCTGGGCGGTGGCGGCCAGTGCCGCCGGTGTTGATGCCGAGACCGGGATCAGGTGGGCGGTGTCGGCGGTCTGATGCCGCACGTCGGGGCCGTCCGCCCCGCGCCCGTCGGACACGGGAGCCGGAGACCGGATGATGACGTGCGCGTTGGTCCCGCCGAACCCGTAGGAGCTCACTCCGGCGACGTGCGTGTCCCTCGTGGGCCACGGGCGCGGGTGCGTGGGCACCTCCAGTCCGTGGTCCGCCAGGCCTTCGCGCGGATCGGTGTGGTGGACGACGGGTGGGGCGGTGGCGTGGCGCATGGCGAGGACCGTCGCGATGAGGCCGATGACCCCGGCTCCGCCTTCGAGGTGGCCGACGTTGGACTTCACCGCGCCCACCAGCAGCGCGCGGTCCCGGCCGGGGGCCCGGCCCAGGACGTCGCCAAGGGAGCGCGCTTCGACGCCGTCGCCGTCGCTGGTACCGGTGCCGTGCGCCTGCACGTAGTCCACCGTGGCCGGGTCGACCCCGGACCGCTCGTAGACGCGGCGCAGCAGCTCGCGTTGGGAATCGAGGCTGGGACGGACGATGCCGGTACGGCTGCGCCCGTCGGAGTTCACGCCGCTGCCCAGGATGAGCGCTCGTATCGGGGAGCCGTGGGCACGGGCGTCCTCGGCCCTCTGCAGGATGACGACCCCCGCGCCCTCGGAGCGCACGTAGCCGTCGCCCGCGGTGTCGAAGGGGCGGCAGCGCCCGCCGGGGCCGAGCATGCCCGACATCACGAAAGCGCGGGTGTTGTGCTCGTTGAGCAGGACGTTGGCGCCGCCGACGACCGCCAGGTCGGCGTCACCCGTCTGCAGGGCGATCCAGGCGTTGTGGAAAGCGACCAGGCTGGCCGAGCAGGCGGTGTCGATGGTCATCGACGGGCCGCGGAAGTCGAAGTTGTAGGAGAGGCGGTTGGAGAGGAGGCTGGGTGCCGCCCCGAGCGCGGTGACGACCGTGCCGTAGTCCGCCCCCAGGGTGTGGGTGGCCTGGTCGATGGAGGACGATCCGATCCACACGCCCGTGTTGGTGCCGCGCAGCGAGGACGGCGCGATACCGGCGTCCTGGAGCGCCTCGTCGACCACCTCGCTCAACCACCTCTGTTGGGGGTCCAAGGTGGATGCTTCGAAATTGGGCACCCTGAAGTGCTTGCGGTCGAACCCCTCGAAGTCCCCGCGATCGAGGAGCCCGGCCGGGAAGAGGGACTCCGGTCTCGGCTCGTCGGGGGCGGGGGTGTCGCTGATGAGGTCGCGCCCGGCGACAAGCGCGTCCCACAGCTCGGCGGGGGTGGTGATGCCGCCCGGCAGACGGCAGGACATGCCCGTGATCGCGATGGCGGAACCGCCAGGGAAGGTCGGGGTGGTCATCGGGCGTCCGCCTCCCACAGCGCCGTGCAGCCGCGCACCTGGACACGGACGTTGGTGAAGCGCGCCTCGAGTTCGGCGCGCAGGTCCGTGGAGGTATCGCGAGCGTTCGTGAAGATCTCGCGCCGGTTGTAGACGGACATGAGGAGCCGAGCCAGCGGGTTGCGGCGGGCGAACGCCACGTCGCTGACGACGGTGGAACCGAAGAACCGCCCGCCTGGCTCCAGTACCCGGGCCGCCTGATCGAAGAAGGAGGCCTTCCCGGCGAAGCCGAGCCCTTGGTCCGGCAGGGTGTGCAGTACCAGCGACGCGCAGACCGAGGTGAGGGTGCTGTCCACGAGCGGCCAGGTGCCCAGCGCGTCGGCCTGGTGCGTGACCGGGGAGAAGCGGCGCAGGCGCTGCGCGGTCAGCCGCAGCGGGTCGGGGTTGATGTCGAGCAGGTGCAGCTCGCCGAAAGCGTCCCGTGCGGCGGACGCCGCCGCGGTATCCAGCAGTTTGCCTGTACCCACACCGACATCGAGGTGCCGCGAACCGAGGTTTCGCTTGTACAGGTCCACGAGCCGAGGCTCGGGGCAGCCCCAGGCCAGTCGGGTGGAGAGTGTGAGGACGACGAAGTCGTAGTAGCGGATCCAGCGGTCCGTGTAGACGGCTGAGGTCGGTTGGTCACCAGCGGAGGGCATGCTTCGGGCCATAGGGATGCTCCGGTTCGAGATCAGGGAACAGACAACCCGGGATCGAAGGGGTGCGATTCAACGAACCACGCAATCGGCATGGTGGCGCTCACCCCACCGCCGCTCCGAGAGTGCAATGGTGTGATCTATATCGCCGCAACACGCACCGTTGCCACATTTCCGAGCATCCGTCACACATGCGGCGAACTCGAGGGCGGACGCACATACATTCCGCTGGTAAAGCGGAGCCTCAATCCGCTCGAGAGCAGCGAACCTTCACTACAGAACCGGTCATCCCATTACCTAAAGTGACGCCCGCAAGGTCACGAAAACGAAAACGCCGACCACGGGCGGCGAATAAGCCCTTCACTATCTACCAATTCAGCACGTCCGAAACACGCACATACCAGCCGGCCCCGCGAACCGGAGAACCCGCCCTCCCGCATCGGGCGACGCTGAAGGCCCGAACTAGGGGAGCGGGGCGAACCCACCGAAGGCGCCCCCGTGGTAGAGCAATGGCGGCCGAAGGTCCTCCAGTACCAGTGTGTGGGTGACTTCTCCGACCACCAGCCAGTGGTCACCGATCAGTCGGGTGTCGAACCTGCGGCACACCAGGTGCGCGGACGCGCCGTCCAGCAAGGGCACCGCCTCCGGGCCCGGGCGCCACGACGTCGGCTCGGCGAACCGGTCCACATCCTTGCGGGCGAACCGCGCCGCCAGGTCAGACTGCTCCTCAGCGAGCAGGTGCACCCCGAACTCCCCGGCCAGGCGCAGTCGCGACCAGGTCGACGAGGATTCGGCGATATAGAAGGCCACCAGCGGCGGGTTGAGGCTCACGCTGGTGAACGACGTGGCGGTCAGGCCGACCGGCTGACCGTCCACACTCGCGGTGACAATGACGACCCCGGCCGGATGGTGGCGCAGCGTCGCGCGGACGTGGTCGGCCTCAGCAGGGGCGTGAGGGTGGGCGACGGCCTCCGTGGTACTCATCGGACTTCTCCCTGATCGTGGGGAACTCAGGTGGTGGTGGAAGAGGGGGCGCGGAGGGAGGCCCGCAACCACGGGGCGGCGTCCGCGGCCCAGGGTTCCAGGACCTCGTCGAGCAGGGATGTGTCACCTCCTCCCCCATCGGTGGTGATGGCGTCCTGCGGCAGCGCCAACCCGGTGGTGGGCACGGCCGCGCCAAGCTCCAGCAACAGCGGACGCAGGTGCACGTCCACGGCCAGGGTGTGCGCGGGCGAGCCCATCACCAGCACGGGTACCGCCGTCACCCCGGACAGTCCGCCCGAGGGCAGGAGGTCAAGGAACACCTTCAGCAGACCGGTGTACGTGGCCTTGTACGTGGGGCTGGCCACGACCAGCAGGTCGGAGGCGCGCGCCCGCGCCAGCGCCGCGCCCACGCCGGGCGGCGGTCCCGGCGCGAGCAGCGACGGCGCCAAGTAGGACAACTCGACCAGGTGCGCCTCCTCCGAGAGGCCGGCGGCGCGCACGGCGTGGCGGGCCACCGCCAGAGCGCCGGCCGCCGTGCGTGATCCGGCGCGGGGATTGCCGACGAGAACGGTGGTGGTCATGGTTGGGTCTCCGGTTCAGGACGTGGCGGGGGCGGCTGCGGCGAAGGGGACATTGGGTGGTTGGATCGGGGCGCTACAACTGGCCGTGGCGTGGGGGACGGCGCCGGTTGAGGCAGTGGTCGCCGATGCGCTGCACCTTCCAGCGCACGGGGTCGTGGACGGTGTGGGTGCGGGCGTCGCGCCAGAGGCGATGCAGGTTCTCCCCCTCGGCGGTGGCGCGGGTGCCCGCCACCTCGAACAGCGCCGAGGAGACCGCCACCGCCGTCCGGCCCGCCACGACCTTGGCCGCGGCGACGGCGACGGAGGCCTCGGCGGTGACGTCGGCTGCGGCCTGACCGCTGTCCCTCGGGACGGTCGCGTCCAGTACCGCGTTCGCGGCGTCCACCCGGGCGGCGGCGGTGGCGAGCAAGGCCTCGGCAGAGCGCACGTCGACCTCCAGCTCGCCGAAGCGCTGGATGAGCAGGGGGTCCTCGGCGGCTGTGCCTACACCGCTCTCGGACCACGGGCGGCTCTTGGCGCGCACGAACTCGGCCGCTTGGGAGAGCGCGCCGCGCGCCACGCCGGTGTCGATCGCGGCGTGCAACAGTTGCGCGAAGGCACCGTAGGTGGTGGGCCCCTCGAAGATCCGGTACTGGGACAGGACGAACGTTCGGTCCACGGCCACGTCGGCCAGGTGCACGGTGCCGCTCGCGGTGGTGCGCTGTCCCATGCCGTTCCAGTCGTCCTCGACCCGTACGCCCGGAGCGTTGGCACGCACGTAGGCGGTGTGCGGACGCGGCCCGTCCGGCGTCTCGGCCGGTGCGACCACGGCGATCCAATCGGCGAACAGCGAACCGGTGGCGTAGTACTTGACGCCGTTGATCAGATAGCGGCTCCCCTCCTGTTCCAACCGGGTGGCGTAGGTGTGTGCGGTCGTGCCGGAACGCTCCGCTTGGGCGTTGCTCACCAGCGCCCCTGCCAGCACGTCACCGAACACCCGTTGCTGGGCCTCCACGCTCCCACGCAGCCGCAGCGCGTTGAGGAACGTGAAGTGGGGCTGCGGGATCTGGGCCAGGCTGAGGTCGGCGGTGCCGAGCAGCCGCAGCACTTCGGCCACGGTGGAGGCGCGCACATCGGCGCCGCCCAGGGCGCGGGGCACGGTGATACCCAGCAGTCCGCTGTGGGACAGCTCGCGGACCTGGGCGTGCGGTAGGCGGCGCTCCCTGTCACGCTTGGCCGCCCCGTCGGCGAGCCGGGGCACCAGCGCGCGGGCGACCTCGATCGCCTCGTCGTCGCTGGTGAGGACCTGGGGTTCGGTGGTGTCGGCGGGCCTGTCGGTTGTGGGGCCGGTGATGGTCTCGGGCATGGGAAAACCTTTCCTGCACTCGGGCACGGCCGCCCCGCGCCGTGTCCCCGGGATCCCGGCCTCTGGGACCCCTACCTCTGGAATCCCAATTGGCATGACCTGGAGAAAGGGCACGAGGCGGCACGTGTGGGACGGCGGCACGCGGCCGTCGGTACGGCGGGTCAGGTGTACCGGGTGGGTTCGCGAGCGCCTAAGCACGCACAGCCCTGACCGCCTCCTCCGCGGGGGCGCCGTTGCCCAGGCGCTCGTCCACGTCTTTCTCCAGTTCCCGGATCACGGGCAGGACGTGTTCGCCGAAGTGGGCGACGTCTTCGAGGTAGTGCAGGAAGCCGAGCAGCAGCAGGTTCGCGCCGCGCGCCTTGTACTCCACCACGCGGCGGGCGATCTGCTCGGGCTCGCCGATCAGCCGGGTGCGGAAGCCGTCGTTGTACTGGACCAGGTCCTCGAACTCCGAGTCCGCCCACATGCCCTTGCCGTCGGAGGCCGACCTCCCCGCTTGGGCGACGGCCTGGCGGAAGCCCTCCACGGCCTGGGTGTCGGCCTTAGTGACGATCTCGCGCAACACTTCGCGGGCCTCGGACTCGGTGTCACGGGCGATGAGGAAGGCGTTGAGCCCGAACCGGACGGTGCGCCCGTGGATCGCGGCCTCGGCCCGCACGTCGTCGACCTGCTCGGTGAAACCTTCGAAGTCCTTGCCGTTGGAGAAGTACCAGTCCGACACCCGGCCGGCCTGCTTGCGGGCGGCGGTGGAGTTGCCGCCTTGGAAGATCTCGGGGTGGGCGCGGCCCGGGACCTCCACGGGCTTGGGCTTGATGTCGAAGTCGTGGATGCGGTAGAAGTCCCCGCTGAACTCGGCGGAGTCGCTGCTCCACAGTTCGCGCAGGACCCGGATGAACTCCTCCGAGCGCCGGTAGCGCTCGTCGTGCTCCAGCCAGGGCTCGCCGAGACCGGTGAACTCGCCCTTGAACCAGCCGCTGACCACGTTGACGGCGGCGCGCCCGCCGGAGAGCTGGTCGGCGGTGGCGATGAACTTCGCGAGCACGCCGGGATGCCACAGGCCGGGGTGGACGGCGGCGATCAGCTTCAGGCGCTGGGTGGCCAGCAGGAGCGCCAGGCTGAAGCCCGTGGACTCGTGTTGGTAGGCGGCGCCGTA contains:
- a CDS encoding antibiotic biosynthesis monooxygenase family protein; translated protein: MKVAMVASHYPHASYRDEFIARVQQVAEVFRQAPGCLSAECWVSADGEAVVSTVQWESEEARDASFAAVMAAGLDLDHDERESRPREIIQLAAA
- the sfnG gene encoding dimethylsulfone monooxygenase SfnG, whose product is MPDQPTTPEPLRFAYWVPNVSGGLVTSTIEQRTDWGYEYNRELAVLAENNGFDYALSQVRYTASYGAAYQHESTGFSLALLLATQRLKLIAAVHPGLWHPGVLAKFIATADQLSGGRAAVNVVSGWFKGEFTGLGEPWLEHDERYRRSEEFIRVLRELWSSDSAEFSGDFYRIHDFDIKPKPVEVPGRAHPEIFQGGNSTAARKQAGRVSDWYFSNGKDFEGFTEQVDDVRAEAAIHGRTVRFGLNAFLIARDTESEAREVLREIVTKADTQAVEGFRQAVAQAGRSASDGKGMWADSEFEDLVQYNDGFRTRLIGEPEQIARRVVEYKARGANLLLLGFLHYLEDVAHFGEHVLPVIRELEKDVDERLGNGAPAEEAVRAVRA
- a CDS encoding type I polyketide synthase → MTTPTFPGGSAIAITGMSCRLPGGITTPAELWDALVAGRDLISDTPAPDEPRPESLFPAGLLDRGDFEGFDRKHFRVPNFEASTLDPQQRWLSEVVDEALQDAGIAPSSLRGTNTGVWIGSSSIDQATHTLGADYGTVVTALGAAPSLLSNRLSYNFDFRGPSMTIDTACSASLVAFHNAWIALQTGDADLAVVGGANVLLNEHNTRAFVMSGMLGPGGRCRPFDTAGDGYVRSEGAGVVILQRAEDARAHGSPIRALILGSGVNSDGRSRTGIVRPSLDSQRELLRRVYERSGVDPATVDYVQAHGTGTSDGDGVEARSLGDVLGRAPGRDRALLVGAVKSNVGHLEGGAGVIGLIATVLAMRHATAPPVVHHTDPREGLADHGLEVPTHPRPWPTRDTHVAGVSSYGFGGTNAHVIIRSPAPVSDGRGADGPDVRHQTADTAHLIPVSASTPAALAATAQRWADHIRPNHQLGALAATASHRRDHLRHRAGVVADTPELAHQALAALASGDEHPALVGPRPVGRVDKVVFVFSGHGGHRERMGERLAATEPAFAAARDAANDALAAHLHRAPWRPGDPLRGMDTIQPAQFATQVGLAALWREWGITPDIVIGHSLGEVAAAHTAGALTLDDAARLVVERSALLAEASAHGGLLATDLDAETAEKEAAEAGATVAVYNGPSATVLAGPHAVLADLNARLTRDGARTHLFEEATPVHSPLITEHTHRLEEALAGLRPGAARTTMWSTAIGAPIDGTDLDAAYWGRQMRAPVRLHSAIAALAARHRCLFIEIAPRPVLVGALTDTLAHVPGYDPADAPVVAATRPVADADYDERADLLRALGTVATHGRVPAWPVPADLDAVDLPPRCWARPDAEHVAEHARAVAALTGAATEQERDEAATHLLRRIVTGLTGRSEKELPFDAPLYELGVGSLDVYRLRARIRRITGADTQVMPDTTLVDVAGMLTAWATGQAAERTTHETAADTSTPKTGETTSARTTESSGAPG
- a CDS encoding class I SAM-dependent methyltransferase, which encodes MPSAGDQPTSAVYTDRWIRYYDFVVLTLSTRLAWGCPEPRLVDLYKRNLGSRHLDVGVGTGKLLDTAAASAARDAFGELHLLDINPDPLRLTAQRLRRFSPVTHQADALGTWPLVDSTLTSVCASLVLHTLPDQGLGFAGKASFFDQAARVLEPGGRFFGSTVVSDVAFARRNPLARLLMSVYNRREIFTNARDTSTDLRAELEARFTNVRVQVRGCTALWEADAR
- a CDS encoding SfnB family sulfur acquisition oxidoreductase; amino-acid sequence: MPETITGPTTDRPADTTEPQVLTSDDEAIEVARALVPRLADGAAKRDRERRLPHAQVRELSHSGLLGITVPRALGGADVRASTVAEVLRLLGTADLSLAQIPQPHFTFLNALRLRGSVEAQQRVFGDVLAGALVSNAQAERSGTTAHTYATRLEQEGSRYLINGVKYYATGSLFADWIAVVAPAETPDGPRPHTAYVRANAPGVRVEDDWNGMGQRTTASGTVHLADVAVDRTFVLSQYRIFEGPTTYGAFAQLLHAAIDTGVARGALSQAAEFVRAKSRPWSESGVGTAAEDPLLIQRFGELEVDVRSAEALLATAAARVDAANAVLDATVPRDSGQAAADVTAEASVAVAAAKVVAGRTAVAVSSALFEVAGTRATAEGENLHRLWRDARTHTVHDPVRWKVQRIGDHCLNRRRPPRHGQL
- a CDS encoding styrene monooxygenase/indole monooxygenase family protein, giving the protein MRRILIVGAGQSGLHLAHTLLDHGYETTVVTAQSSTEIRNSRPSATQLTMPRVLEMERAARLDRWQEQAPRYTGARVSLRPQDQPPIDFGGTFTSGYGVSVDRRMKMADWLEHFEDRGGKVIIHGVTVTDLDYFTRMFDLIIVAVGAGELGALFDADPHRVGGAYEGVLTQAILTGVAPPEGAQTQDVGEAISLGPRDSADGRQLPGGDLLIVPMLCADGPATSVFVKGRPGSALDCSPDLRNRATEQDILDVLMRRLRDHVPDVAARCEGAALVDDRSANLDRIVPSVRRPVGILPSGGRVLGMADVVLTSDPTSGQGWNNSTLCADVYLNAIKYRGEAPFTEEWMERTFDAFWEDHGRHAAVFSEMVTGFWEGSAPEHFPELMEAVVAYPEVRDRWISGFDRPEDYEKWMFDPEKARAYISQFSAA
- a CDS encoding DUF3592 domain-containing protein translates to MAYLYPLLPIMAGLVMLGVLLRHRQFSAFLAARGVRAEGEIVGYSETNTSARMIVRFETEDGRVVEAKQNSTGWTASRHGDVVTVDYDPDNPENIRIVAANWLSPWVSNMFTALGLVLIAIGCLLAYLAWW
- a CDS encoding flavin reductase family protein, which produces MSTTEAVAHPHAPAEADHVRATLRHHPAGVVIVTASVDGQPVGLTATSFTSVSLNPPLVAFYIAESSSTWSRLRLAGEFGVHLLAEEQSDLAARFARKDVDRFAEPTSWRPGPEAVPLLDGASAHLVCRRFDTRLIGDHWLVVGEVTHTLVLEDLRPPLLYHGGAFGGFAPLP
- a CDS encoding NADPH-dependent FMN reductase, coding for MTTTVLVGNPRAGSRTAAGALAVARHAVRAAGLSEEAHLVELSYLAPSLLAPGPPPGVGAALARARASDLLVVASPTYKATYTGLLKVFLDLLPSGGLSGVTAVPVLVMGSPAHTLAVDVHLRPLLLELGAAVPTTGLALPQDAITTDGGGGDTSLLDEVLEPWAADAAPWLRASLRAPSSTTT